In Fibrobacter sp., the genomic stretch TTGGTGACATCGCAATAGAAATCCGAATCACCGTTCGCAGGGAAACTGCCTTTCGCAGATTTATTCGAACCAGAGCCGTTGCCGGAAGATGCAGATGCGGAATCGTCGCAAGCGACAAAAGCAAATGACAGACAAGCCAACAGAGCCAGTAGTTTTTTCATAATTTCTCCTTTTTAAAAATTCTATTTGTGTTTCACGCTCTTGCGCCAGCGTTCGCGAATCAACTGCAAATCATGCTGGTACGGATTGCGTTTAAAATCGTCGAACGCCCACGCCGTCGGGTGGAACTCGCCCTTGGCATAGGTAAGCAGCATGTCGAGCCACACACCTTCGCCCGCATACAGTTTGAAGGGACCGCGCTTGTAGCTCGGGAGCACGACCTTGTCCAGGTCCATGTAGCCGATATCCACATTCACGCACCGGTGTTCGGGACTTGCGCATTCAAACGCGAGTTCGAATTCGTTGCTCCGCGCCTTCTCGAGCGCA encodes the following:
- a CDS encoding DUF4416 family protein, giving the protein MAEKKQFCEMVQLIAFVLQRGPEWDATLLEKLEETWGAIRHKGKLFAFDKTDYYEPEMGAGLYRGVLSFEKCIPAETIALEKARSNEFELAFECASPEHRCVNVDIGYMDLDKVVLPSYKRGPFKLYAGEGVWLDMLLTYAKGEFHPTAWAFDDFKRNPYQHDLQLIRERWRKSVKHK